Proteins encoded in a region of the Metamycoplasma alkalescens genome:
- a CDS encoding Mbov_0392 family ICE element protein: MNFLNKNKLNFLIKYEKDLNIDQILDLFENKIKTIENPKNQEEYVNLLFEIISEMTYLDDQINAKIYKSILSFDINKLEQIKKFIQKWKQIDKVEFNQQIFGTSINFMMSDREIYEAENLYDLIDESIKNHGMVSEFIHLVGPWFSSSGQYLELNDSVTGFKNQYEKSDLINEFKKELAKRDFDDLLNPDYY; this comes from the coding sequence ATGAATTTCTTAAATAAAAACAAATTAAATTTTTTAATCAAATATGAAAAAGATCTTAATATAGATCAAATTTTGGATTTATTTGAAAATAAAATAAAGACTATTGAAAATCCAAAAAATCAAGAAGAATATGTAAATTTATTATTTGAAATTATTAGTGAAATGACATATTTAGATGACCAAATTAATGCAAAAATTTATAAATCAATATTGTCTTTTGATATTAATAAATTAGAACAAATTAAGAAATTTATTCAAAAATGAAAACAGATTGATAAGGTTGAATTTAATCAACAAATATTCGGAACTTCAATTAATTTTATGATGAGTGATCGAGAAATATATGAAGCTGAAAATCTTTATGATCTAATTGATGAATCAATTAAAAACCATGGGATGGTAAGTGAATTTATTCATTTAGTTGGCCCATGATTTAGCTCTTCTGGTCAATATTTAGAATTAAATGACAGTGTAACTGGATTTAAAAACCAATATGAAAAAAGTGATTTAATAAATGAATTTAAAAAAGAACTTGCAAAAAGAGACTTTGATGATTTATTAAACCCAGATTATTACTAA
- a CDS encoding type II toxin-antitoxin system death-on-curing family toxin, with the protein MKTIYLEIVLTLKTWKEVKNIDRKSLPAMNLDFFPFSNKKRVFFDENTQSFYVTKKDKSNFWKINVKFELIKFNENLISFLESIYSQSIKKLKLLFNIKNDDDIRFKEKEPGSLMGSLTSIVNHYCYIDEEIDIFDFITDIFIRLLNGHFFYDGNKRGALMFAVQLLKFLGYYFYWNDNNNTMFISDIYSKYLEKELKTFVKKLENKANMGNTKKSIKEWIYKNIMINLW; encoded by the coding sequence ATGAAGACAATATATTTAGAAATAGTATTAACATTGAAAACATGAAAAGAAGTAAAAAATATTGATAGAAAATCATTACCAGCAATGAATCTTGATTTTTTTCCTTTTTCTAATAAAAAAAGAGTCTTTTTTGATGAAAATACACAAAGTTTTTATGTTACAAAAAAAGATAAATCAAATTTTTGAAAAATAAATGTTAAATTTGAATTAATTAAATTTAATGAAAACTTAATATCATTTTTAGAATCTATATATAGTCAATCAATAAAAAAATTAAAACTTCTTTTTAATATAAAAAATGACGATGATATTCGTTTTAAAGAAAAGGAGCCTGGAAGTCTAATGGGTTCTCTAACATCAATAGTTAATCATTATTGTTATATTGACGAAGAAATTGATATATTTGATTTTATAACAGATATATTCATAAGATTATTAAATGGTCATTTCTTTTATGATGGTAATAAAAGAGGAGCTCTAATGTTTGCAGTGCAATTATTAAAATTTTTAGGATATTACTTTTATTGAAATGATAATAATAATACAATGTTTATTTCTGATATATATTCAAAATATTTGGAAAAAGAATTAAAAACATTTGTTAAAAAATTAGAAAATAAAGCAAATATGGGAAATACTAAAAAATCAATAAAGGAATGAATTTACAAAAACATAATGATAAATCTTTGATAA
- the serS gene encoding serine--tRNA ligase has protein sequence MIDLKYLLRNKEEVTKKLATRNFDHSLLEAIYSLGEKRNKLIHNLEILQAKRNSLSEEIGIKKRRKENCDTLMEEVNQVKKEIEIIEDQTNKIFLEVEQLRLQIPNIPYDDVPVGLDEESNLCINEYPNLGRGLVENVLPHYEIATKLDIVDFTRATKLAKSRFVLYKNDGAKLIRALENFMLDTHLKNGYKEIMPMHLVNSNMLYGTAQLPKFADDLFKIENSDLWLIPTAEVPITNYHYDEILNLENPIKYVAYTKCFRSEAGSGGKDTKGLIRQHEFHKVELVKFVSEEDALVEWKKTVDDAKLILQLLEIPFREILLCTGDLGFGSAKTIDLELWIPSEQRYRETSSISIYKDFQAIRAKIRYKTKDNKTKYAYTINGSGLAIDRVVAAILENYQNKDGSINIPKVLIPYMQKEFIK, from the coding sequence ATGATTGATCTAAAATATCTTTTAAGAAATAAAGAAGAAGTTACAAAAAAATTAGCAACAAGAAACTTTGATCATTCACTATTGGAAGCAATTTATTCACTAGGTGAAAAAAGAAATAAATTAATTCATAATCTTGAGATTTTACAAGCAAAAAGAAATTCATTAAGCGAAGAAATTGGAATTAAAAAAAGAAGAAAAGAAAACTGTGATACCTTAATGGAAGAAGTTAATCAAGTAAAAAAAGAAATTGAAATTATTGAAGATCAAACCAACAAAATTTTTTTAGAAGTTGAGCAATTAAGATTGCAAATTCCTAATATTCCTTATGATGATGTACCAGTTGGATTGGATGAAGAAAGTAATCTTTGTATTAATGAATATCCAAATTTAGGGCGTGGCTTAGTTGAAAATGTTTTACCCCATTATGAAATTGCAACAAAATTAGATATTGTTGATTTTACAAGAGCAACTAAACTTGCCAAGTCACGCTTTGTTTTATACAAAAATGATGGTGCCAAATTAATCCGCGCACTTGAAAATTTTATGCTTGATACACATCTTAAAAATGGTTACAAAGAAATCATGCCAATGCATTTAGTTAATTCAAATATGCTATATGGGACTGCTCAATTACCAAAATTTGCTGATGATTTATTCAAGATTGAAAATAGTGATTTATGATTAATCCCAACTGCTGAAGTTCCAATTACAAATTATCATTATGATGAAATTCTAAATTTAGAAAATCCAATTAAATATGTTGCTTATACCAAATGTTTTCGTTCAGAAGCAGGAAGTGGAGGCAAAGATACCAAAGGCTTAATTCGTCAACATGAATTTCATAAAGTTGAATTAGTAAAATTTGTTAGTGAAGAAGATGCTTTGGTTGAATGAAAAAAAACTGTTGATGATGCAAAATTAATTCTTCAATTATTAGAAATTCCTTTTAGGGAAATTCTTTTATGTACTGGTGATTTAGGTTTTGGTTCAGCCAAAACAATTGATTTGGAATTATGAATCCCATCAGAACAAAGATATCGTGAAACAAGTTCAATTTCAATCTATAAAGACTTCCAAGCAATTCGCGCTAAAATTCGGTACAAAACAAAAGATAATAAAACTAAATATGCTTATACAATTAATGGATCTGGTTTAGCAATTGATCGAGTTGTTGCAGCAATTTTAGAAAATTATCAAAACAAAGATGGAAGTATTAACATTCCTAAAGTTTTAATTCCTTATATGCAAAAAGAATTTATTAAATAA
- a CDS encoding AAA family ATPase, with the protein MERQTSKVIGQFKKILWQSSDSKTLIVSFYIKKNDDLNPVSLNKYEGISITFKNNLFADSKIVFEEQDYQLSLIKNQVSKYPDSYLIDLSSEILPIKNKETEINKLNYLVRVLRLPIFKKLVDSKAGILVNELKEDLFFKIIKNQRINGSLFGIEEETWNEFVSIVKENYAFISDISALFKIDVSLNFYKQIAKTFQNLNEFLEEYHDNFYQYYFDADEDKKVRLTDLDKIVKNYHPEAFAYKNATYLYHYLQEYFFLSGNTRIKKELLYKILFQNNYGQELFKEINKFNAAKEELIQKVYLIELAYDDGIYYTTRDIIYMEKYVINKLIHINNLNVNFDILFEPTMNFDQTQELAIKEALAKKLLLITGNPGTGKTLITNEIIHHLLKKYDKENIAILTPTGRATININTKQNDVKAQTIHSFLQWDADENKFYINEKNPISIDCLIIDEFSMVSLELFYHLLKGLSKKSLKKIILVGDKDQLPAIGSGYLINDFIDAKIFETIFLEKIYRQAENYQIVHDALKINQGLMPFFDGSSSQFIECEPELLKKELIKKIDLLLEAGYDKKEIAVLSPIYKYQTGIDELNIELNDYFRKKENQEIITYHDKKLALNDKVINLVNDSKQKIFNGEIGYISRFVFGNLKTKKEKILTHIGVDFDQDKKSITYSRSNFFENTYPAYCTSVHKYQGSETKAVIVVLFSEAKKLLSKKLIYTAITRAKQYSVIIGEKEALEFGIKNDSDSERITNIKYLWNKRS; encoded by the coding sequence ATGGAAAGACAAACTTCAAAAGTTATTGGGCAGTTTAAGAAAATTCTTTGGCAATCAAGTGATTCAAAAACATTGATTGTCTCTTTTTATATCAAAAAAAACGATGATCTTAATCCTGTTTCATTGAATAAATATGAAGGAATTTCCATAACTTTTAAAAATAATCTTTTTGCTGATTCAAAAATTGTTTTTGAAGAGCAAGATTATCAACTTAGTTTGATTAAAAATCAAGTTTCAAAATATCCTGATAGTTATTTAATTGATTTATCTTCAGAAATCTTACCAATTAAAAATAAAGAAACTGAGATTAATAAACTAAATTACCTAGTTCGTGTGTTAAGATTACCAATTTTTAAAAAACTAGTTGATTCCAAAGCAGGAATTTTAGTTAATGAACTAAAAGAAGACCTCTTTTTTAAAATTATTAAGAATCAAAGAATCAATGGTAGCTTATTTGGAATAGAGGAAGAAACTTGAAATGAATTTGTTTCAATTGTAAAAGAAAATTATGCATTTATTTCTGATATTTCAGCCTTATTTAAAATTGATGTGAGTTTAAATTTTTATAAGCAAATAGCAAAAACATTTCAAAATCTCAATGAATTTCTTGAAGAATATCATGATAATTTTTATCAATATTATTTTGATGCAGATGAAGATAAAAAAGTAAGATTAACTGACCTGGATAAAATTGTAAAAAATTATCATCCTGAAGCTTTTGCTTATAAAAATGCAACATATTTATACCATTATTTACAAGAATACTTTTTTTTATCTGGAAATACAAGAATAAAAAAAGAACTTTTATATAAAATACTTTTTCAAAATAATTATGGTCAAGAATTGTTTAAAGAAATCAATAAATTTAATGCTGCAAAAGAAGAATTAATTCAAAAAGTTTATTTAATTGAACTAGCTTATGATGATGGAATTTATTACACAACTCGTGACATTATTTATATGGAAAAATATGTCATTAATAAATTAATTCATATTAATAATTTAAATGTTAATTTTGATATTTTGTTTGAACCAACAATGAATTTTGATCAAACACAAGAATTAGCAATTAAAGAAGCACTTGCAAAAAAATTACTTTTAATTACTGGTAATCCAGGAACAGGGAAAACTTTAATTACAAATGAAATTATTCATCATCTACTAAAAAAATATGACAAAGAAAACATTGCAATTTTAACCCCCACGGGGCGAGCAACAATTAATATTAATACAAAACAAAATGACGTTAAAGCCCAAACAATTCATAGTTTTTTACAATGAGATGCTGATGAAAATAAGTTTTATATTAATGAAAAAAATCCAATTTCAATTGATTGTTTAATCATTGATGAATTTTCAATGGTTTCACTTGAACTTTTTTATCATTTATTGAAAGGTCTTTCTAAAAAGTCATTAAAAAAAATTATTTTAGTTGGTGACAAAGATCAATTGCCAGCAATTGGCTCAGGTTATTTAATTAATGATTTCATTGACGCAAAAATTTTTGAAACAATTTTTTTAGAAAAAATTTATCGTCAAGCTGAAAATTATCAAATTGTTCATGATGCTCTAAAAATTAATCAAGGACTTATGCCTTTTTTTGATGGAAGTAGCTCGCAATTTATTGAGTGTGAACCTGAATTATTAAAAAAGGAATTAATTAAAAAAATTGATTTATTGCTAGAAGCTGGATATGATAAAAAAGAAATTGCAGTCCTAAGTCCAATTTATAAATATCAAACAGGGATTGATGAACTAAATATTGAATTAAATGATTATTTTAGAAAAAAAGAAAATCAAGAAATAATTACATATCATGATAAAAAACTTGCCTTAAATGATAAAGTAATTAATTTAGTTAATGATTCAAAACAAAAAATTTTTAATGGGGAAATTGGTTATATTTCGCGTTTTGTTTTTGGAAATCTTAAAACAAAAAAAGAAAAAATTCTTACCCATATTGGTGTTGATTTTGATCAGGATAAAAAAAGCATCACATATTCACGAAGCAATTTTTTTGAAAACACTTACCCAGCTTATTGCACAAGTGTGCATAAATATCAAGGAAGCGAAACAAAAGCAGTTATTGTTGTTTTATTTTCTGAAGCAAAAAAATTATTAAGCAAGAAATTAATTTATACAGCGATTACAAGAGCAAAACAATATAGTGTTATCATCGGAGAGAAAGAAGCTTTAGAATTTGGAATTAAAAATGATAGTGATTCAGAAAGAATAACAAATATCAAATACTTGTGAAATAAAAGGAGTTAA